One Methanolobus sp. WCC4 DNA segment encodes these proteins:
- a CDS encoding DMT family transporter: MDLKALKKQEHQKRVKFGYMWALFCAVLWGMWYIPGTTVWVLNPFDEMYGEIAAGSGDGMALVIVAVLITAFNALTVILALAVWNGVLGKFGEMKRTVKEFHPCSKWFFLASIFGGPMAILGSFIAMGFVGGAFAAVAALMYPVIGSILAQKWYGEKISKRAYLGIAFIIAGGITIFGGGLLSELGSGNVVWIGYLGGLMAAAGWGIEGAIAGKGLDIAEPDVGLTLRFLGENIIWWILIVPALAIAGFPMFKYALLAFEPLTLLVLVFAGITFGFCYVAWYKSFPLIGVGRGQGIGNLYGLFAVIFIFLFFGDVPAWTILLGGALCLGGSTIMFSEDTGEMESLRGD, encoded by the coding sequence TTGGATCTAAAAGCTTTAAAAAAGCAAGAACATCAGAAGAGGGTCAAGTTCGGTTATATGTGGGCTCTTTTCTGTGCAGTTCTCTGGGGTATGTGGTATATCCCTGGTACAACGGTATGGGTACTTAACCCATTCGATGAGATGTACGGCGAGATCGCTGCAGGAAGCGGCGATGGTATGGCACTGGTAATAGTGGCAGTGTTAATTACAGCGTTCAACGCATTAACAGTTATTCTGGCTCTTGCCGTCTGGAACGGCGTGCTTGGTAAGTTCGGTGAGATGAAGAGAACAGTGAAGGAATTCCATCCATGTTCTAAATGGTTCTTCCTGGCCTCTATCTTTGGCGGTCCTATGGCCATTCTTGGTTCATTTATCGCAATGGGATTCGTCGGAGGTGCTTTTGCAGCTGTTGCAGCACTTATGTATCCTGTTATAGGTTCTATCCTTGCCCAGAAATGGTATGGTGAGAAGATCTCAAAGAGGGCTTATCTTGGTATTGCTTTCATCATTGCTGGTGGTATCACCATATTCGGTGGCGGACTGCTCAGTGAGCTTGGAAGCGGTAATGTAGTATGGATCGGTTACCTCGGTGGTCTCATGGCAGCAGCTGGATGGGGAATTGAAGGCGCGATCGCAGGAAAGGGTCTTGATATCGCAGAACCTGATGTAGGTCTGACACTGAGGTTCCTTGGTGAGAACATCATCTGGTGGATTCTCATTGTTCCTGCTCTTGCAATTGCAGGATTCCCAATGTTCAAGTATGCACTTCTCGCATTCGAGCCACTCACACTTCTGGTACTTGTCTTTGCAGGTATAACATTTGGTTTCTGTTATGTTGCCTGGTACAAGTCCTTCCCACTCATAGGTGTGGGCAGAGGACAGGGTATTGGTAACCTGTATGGTCTGTTCGCTGTGATATTCATCTTCCTCTTCTTCGGAGATGTTCCTGCATGGACCATCCTTCTGGGAGGTGCTCTCTGTCTTGGAGGTAGTACTATAATGTTCTCCGAGGACACAGGCGAAATGGAATCACTGAGAGGTGACTGA
- a CDS encoding PAS domain-containing protein, producing MSDARISGKNGLHGGAMPASMDKRLEAVYNSSPVISFIWKAEGEWPVEYVSGNITQLGYFPEDFLSGKLLYGDIVHPDDLDRIHMEVNKHSGKKNTSYFSLNYRILTKSDEVRWVTERSFIKRDEDGNITHFQGIIIDNTELEKTERELLETGKKYQIIFERSPVGILYFDENGIITHCNKSCSDIIGAPVKKIVGFSVLSSLNDENLKGAVDVVFLGNPGYYEGEYISSISGKKLKIRASFTPIMDDDGSLLGGIGILEDISTDEESKELLVLNERRLEALLELYQMQDHPMNEISEYAIQMAAELTNSTTGYLEFLNEDENVLETYHWPMDSEDHFLSDNEPFIHPVKSAGFWGEAIRERKPVIVNKQYASDSVDDIYPGKKERMVRHITIPVFESDQIVAVASVANKAKDYDESDVRQLTLLMEGMWKLVQYKNTSGILNEALRMRRVLESIMSSSPAIVFLWKPEQDWPVEFVSDNIRQFGYTVNDFITGKIIYGDIIHPSDLQRVRDEVERASREGFSDFSQEYRILTKSGDVRWVDERTMLHYDGAGRVDYLQGIIVDITERKQANNFIRIECDLDNVLGETGGLEETFEKLLDLTLEGKAIDSGIIYVVDELTGDFEAISYRGLSEDFVGSLSHFGPNTLMARLFTTGFPVYKYFSEINMMMPAVNLDYEGLQAMAFIPVKFSDRIVAAIVLGSHTDLEIPANSRNLVETIANQVGIIISRMKKDSGIQKSKNNMNSLLDALDEIVFIMDLQGQILHINGTLTEVLNYPARELEMNDFLILYPEDWEDEVLSTLDEIMAGKLSTCDIPLVSKEGILVPVRSKFTIGDWGGQDVLISISTPVKEPGV from the coding sequence ATGTCAGATGCTAGAATATCGGGAAAAAATGGACTTCATGGGGGTGCTATGCCCGCTTCTATGGATAAGAGATTAGAGGCTGTCTATAACAGCAGTCCTGTGATATCTTTCATCTGGAAGGCAGAAGGTGAATGGCCTGTTGAATATGTATCCGGCAACATCACCCAACTGGGTTATTTCCCTGAGGATTTCCTTTCCGGAAAGTTGCTCTATGGTGATATCGTTCATCCTGATGATCTTGACAGGATCCATATGGAAGTGAACAAGCACTCCGGGAAAAAGAACACATCCTACTTCTCTCTTAATTACCGAATTCTCACAAAGTCAGATGAGGTTCGCTGGGTCACTGAAAGGTCTTTCATAAAGCGGGATGAAGATGGCAACATCACTCACTTCCAGGGAATAATCATCGACAATACCGAACTCGAGAAGACCGAAAGGGAACTGCTGGAGACCGGTAAGAAATACCAGATAATATTTGAGAGGTCCCCGGTAGGTATTCTCTATTTTGATGAGAATGGGATCATAACTCACTGTAATAAGAGTTGTTCCGATATCATAGGCGCTCCTGTAAAGAAGATAGTCGGTTTCAGTGTTCTTTCCTCCCTTAACGATGAAAATCTTAAAGGAGCTGTGGATGTTGTTTTTCTGGGAAATCCCGGCTATTATGAAGGAGAGTATATTTCCAGCATAAGTGGGAAGAAGCTGAAGATCAGGGCTAGTTTCACGCCTATCATGGATGATGATGGTTCTCTGCTTGGCGGTATTGGCATACTTGAGGATATCTCTACCGATGAAGAATCAAAGGAGTTACTGGTCCTGAACGAGAGGCGTCTGGAAGCCCTGCTGGAACTGTATCAGATGCAGGATCATCCTATGAACGAGATATCCGAATATGCGATACAAATGGCTGCCGAGCTCACCAACAGTACAACAGGCTATCTTGAATTCCTCAATGAGGATGAGAATGTACTGGAAACATATCACTGGCCGATGGACTCGGAGGACCACTTCCTGAGTGATAATGAACCATTCATCCATCCTGTAAAATCTGCCGGTTTCTGGGGTGAAGCAATACGTGAACGAAAGCCGGTGATAGTCAATAAGCAATATGCTTCTGATAGTGTCGATGATATCTATCCGGGCAAAAAGGAGCGGATGGTTCGACACATAACTATTCCGGTATTTGAGAGTGATCAGATAGTTGCAGTTGCCAGTGTTGCTAACAAGGCAAAGGACTACGATGAATCCGATGTTCGTCAACTGACACTTCTTATGGAAGGAATGTGGAAGCTTGTCCAGTACAAGAACACAAGTGGGATCCTCAATGAGGCATTGAGGATGCGCAGGGTGCTCGAATCTATTATGAGTTCCAGCCCTGCAATAGTATTCCTCTGGAAACCTGAACAGGACTGGCCTGTGGAGTTCGTTTCTGATAATATCAGACAGTTCGGTTATACTGTTAATGATTTCATCACCGGGAAGATAATCTATGGTGATATCATCCATCCTTCTGACCTGCAAAGGGTAAGGGATGAAGTGGAAAGGGCCTCAAGGGAAGGTTTCTCTGATTTCAGTCAGGAATACAGGATACTTACCAAGTCAGGTGATGTCAGGTGGGTCGATGAAAGGACCATGCTACACTATGACGGGGCTGGCAGGGTGGATTACCTTCAGGGTATCATTGTGGATATAACCGAACGCAAGCAAGCTAACAATTTCATCCGTATAGAATGTGATCTTGACAACGTCCTTGGAGAGACAGGCGGACTTGAGGAAACATTCGAAAAGCTCCTTGACCTAACTCTTGAAGGAAAGGCAATAGATTCAGGTATCATATACGTGGTTGATGAACTGACCGGAGATTTCGAGGCTATATCATACCGCGGTCTTTCAGAGGACTTCGTGGGATCCCTTTCCCATTTCGGACCCAACACGCTCATGGCTCGTCTTTTTACCACAGGTTTCCCTGTTTACAAGTACTTCTCCGAGATCAATATGATGATGCCGGCTGTGAATCTTGATTATGAGGGTTTGCAGGCAATGGCGTTCATTCCCGTAAAGTTCAGTGATAGGATTGTTGCAGCTATAGTTCTTGGTTCTCATACGGATCTTGAGATCCCTGCAAATTCCAGGAACCTTGTGGAGACCATAGCGAATCAGGTAGGTATAATCATATCCCGTATGAAGAAGGACTCTGGCATCCAGAAAAGTAAGAACAATATGAATTCCCTGCTTGATGCACTTGATGAGATCGTATTCATTATGGATCTGCAAGGGCAGATACTTCACATAAATGGGACGCTGACCGAGGTCCTCAACTACCCGGCAAGGGAGCTTGAGATGAATGATTTTCTGATACTCTATCCTGAGGACTGGGAGGATGAGGTCCTTTCCACCCTGGATGAGATCATGGCAGGCAAGCTGTCCACATGTGACATCCCGCTGGTGAGTAAAGAAGGTATACTTGTTCCTGTAAGATCAAAGTTCACAATAGGTGACTGGGGAGGACAGGATGTCCTCATATCGATATCCACGCCTGTGAAGGAACCCGGGGTTTAA
- a CDS encoding B12-binding domain-containing protein produces MATKEEIIAKAKAAILDFDDEAAAAAAQEGLDADVDPVALIQDGFTAAMNEVGDQFEAGTLFLPHVIAASEAMSAGVAVLTPALEAKGAETESKGTIVIGTIEGDIHSIGKDIVATMLKIAGFKVVDLGRDVPIKKYVEEAKEVGADIVASSALMTTTMVNQIQIEEQLKEAGIRDSLKTMVGGAPVTQDWATKIGADIYGENATDVVSKLNAMF; encoded by the coding sequence ATGGCAACAAAAGAAGAAATTATTGCAAAAGCAAAAGCAGCTATTCTTGATTTTGATGATGAAGCAGCAGCAGCAGCAGCCCAGGAAGGGCTTGATGCAGATGTAGATCCTGTTGCTCTTATTCAGGATGGCTTCACAGCAGCTATGAACGAGGTTGGTGACCAGTTCGAAGCAGGTACTCTATTCCTTCCACACGTCATTGCAGCATCAGAGGCAATGAGCGCAGGAGTGGCTGTACTTACACCAGCACTTGAAGCAAAGGGCGCAGAGACAGAGAGCAAAGGAACTATCGTTATCGGTACAATTGAGGGAGATATCCACTCCATCGGTAAGGATATTGTTGCAACAATGCTCAAGATCGCCGGATTCAAGGTAGTCGACCTTGGAAGGGATGTTCCTATCAAGAAGTATGTAGAGGAAGCAAAAGAGGTCGGTGCAGACATAGTAGCTTCATCAGCTCTTATGACCACAACAATGGTCAACCAGATACAGATCGAGGAACAGCTCAAGGAAGCAGGTATCCGTGACTCACTCAAGACAATGGTCGGCGGTGCACCTGTAACCCAGGACTGGGCAACCAAGATCGGTGCAGACATCTACGGTGAGAATGCCACTGATGTGGTCTCCAAGCTTAACGCAATGTTCTGA
- a CDS encoding hydantoinase/oxoprolinase family protein, producing MSYSLGIDAGGTYTDAVLLKDEDNTIIQSNKALTSYPDPLDGITKAIDGLDAACLNDVKVVSVSTTLSTNSILEGTGSPVAMILIGNYDIRQELPTKHFLQVNGGHDHNGIETEILDEDSIKEFVLQVKDKVSAFAISSYFSVRNHDHELRTKDIIIELTGSPVVCSYELSQDLGAFERAVTAFLNAQLIPVTERFMTTVESEIRGRGIDAKVFMLKCDGSVIGIKSALKKPIESIFSGPAGSLVGASFLAERETCAVIDVGGTSTDISVIYSGVPEMSDSGAVVGGWKTRVKAIKMETSAMGGDSHVWVKGGEISIGPRRVIPLCRAAVLYPDLLEQLKANPMPSKVRLGINYQPTKFYLRTDYEAMEASPEEKEVLDAVKKHPTSTTEIFNRIKKYPSSKVFDSLIQKRLLQPIGFTLTDALHVLGEYTERDVEAANTGADMLGSLAGMDRQEFARYIKKEFAKNMACDLVSFFLDGVEKSEVRKIFDIQSPAKFKIEVPVVLIGGPVTAFVDEIQDILDAEIILPEYSSVGNAAGALAAKGIRRFEVLIRPASMAAPDWEFLVFSEHGKSNFYEYQEALDYAVNLGENTVLSYMKEAGLEPDNIKIDIKKDEVIPLGWETPMETKLVVLGVGNRDN from the coding sequence ATGAGTTACAGCCTTGGCATAGATGCAGGAGGAACGTATACCGATGCGGTTCTTTTAAAAGATGAGGATAACACCATAATCCAGTCCAATAAGGCCCTGACCAGCTATCCGGACCCTCTGGACGGGATAACAAAAGCTATCGATGGACTTGATGCCGCGTGCCTGAATGATGTCAAAGTGGTGTCGGTATCCACCACACTTTCTACGAACAGTATCCTTGAAGGAACCGGTTCCCCGGTCGCCATGATACTTATCGGCAACTATGACATCAGGCAGGAACTTCCTACGAAACACTTCCTGCAGGTCAACGGCGGACATGACCATAATGGAATTGAGACTGAGATCCTCGATGAGGACAGCATCAAAGAGTTTGTCCTTCAGGTCAAAGATAAAGTCTCAGCCTTTGCAATATCCTCGTACTTCAGTGTCAGGAACCATGATCATGAACTCCGGACAAAGGACATCATTATAGAGCTTACCGGAAGCCCGGTGGTCTGCAGCTACGAACTATCGCAGGACCTCGGGGCGTTCGAAAGAGCTGTCACAGCCTTCCTGAATGCTCAACTGATACCTGTGACCGAGAGATTCATGACAACTGTCGAGTCCGAAATAAGAGGAAGAGGGATCGATGCAAAAGTGTTCATGCTCAAATGCGATGGGTCGGTCATCGGCATAAAGAGTGCCCTGAAAAAACCCATCGAATCCATATTCTCAGGACCCGCAGGAAGTCTGGTAGGAGCCTCCTTCCTTGCAGAAAGAGAAACATGCGCAGTAATAGATGTGGGTGGCACCAGCACCGATATCTCAGTGATATACAGCGGAGTTCCTGAAATGAGCGATTCAGGAGCCGTGGTAGGTGGATGGAAGACAAGGGTGAAAGCCATCAAGATGGAAACATCAGCAATGGGAGGGGACAGTCATGTATGGGTCAAAGGAGGAGAGATAAGCATAGGTCCAAGAAGGGTCATACCACTGTGCCGGGCTGCCGTACTATACCCTGATCTTCTGGAACAGCTCAAAGCGAATCCCATGCCTTCAAAAGTGAGGTTAGGGATCAACTACCAGCCAACGAAGTTCTATCTGAGAACAGACTATGAGGCAATGGAAGCAAGTCCTGAGGAAAAAGAAGTACTGGATGCGGTTAAGAAACATCCTACATCAACCACAGAGATATTCAACCGCATAAAGAAGTATCCATCAAGCAAGGTATTCGACAGTCTCATACAAAAGAGGTTACTGCAACCCATCGGATTCACACTTACCGATGCACTCCACGTACTTGGAGAATACACAGAACGAGATGTCGAAGCTGCAAATACCGGCGCCGATATGCTCGGTTCGCTCGCCGGAATGGACAGGCAGGAATTTGCCCGGTATATCAAAAAAGAGTTCGCAAAGAACATGGCATGTGACCTTGTCTCGTTCTTCCTGGATGGTGTGGAAAAGTCAGAGGTCAGGAAGATATTCGATATCCAGTCACCTGCAAAGTTCAAGATCGAAGTACCGGTCGTATTGATAGGTGGGCCTGTTACAGCCTTTGTGGACGAGATACAGGATATACTGGATGCAGAGATAATACTTCCTGAATACTCGAGTGTCGGGAACGCAGCCGGTGCACTTGCTGCCAAGGGGATCAGGAGATTCGAAGTGCTGATCAGGCCCGCATCCATGGCTGCTCCTGACTGGGAGTTCCTAGTTTTCTCAGAACACGGGAAGAGCAATTTCTATGAATACCAGGAGGCTCTGGACTATGCGGTAAACCTGGGAGAGAACACTGTCCTCAGTTATATGAAAGAAGCAGGTCTTGAGCCCGATAACATAAAGATAGATATTAAAAAAGATGAGGTAATTCCTCTGGGATGGGAAACACCAATGGAAACGAAACTTGTTGTACTGGGTGTTGGGAACAGGGACAACTGA
- a CDS encoding hydantoinase/oxoprolinase family protein, whose protein sequence is MYSLGIDAGGTYTDAVIIRDSDGKIIDSNKSLTTYPDLLTGIRNTLNELDPHYLEHVRYASVSTTLATNSVLERTGYPVALILANDSDIPNRAKIEHFTLVKGGHNSAGNEVCPLELEPVRDFVLSVKDKVSAFAVSSYFSVRNPDHELRIKELIKELSGLPVVCGHELSQDLGAYERGITAYLNARLIPISSHFMEAVSSEMRRRKIDAKLMMLKCDGSVVGISEALKRPIESIFSGPAASLVGAAYLSENEDCVVIDVGGTSTDVSLIHRGVPELSESGAVVGGWQTKVRAIRMETSAMGGDSHVWIRNHIVNIGPRRVIPLCLAAVEFPELIEKLRQNQVILRNQMGENLQPTKFFLRSGLKATDLSPAEEELLSRIGDRPLTVSEIYWNENRLPNPGTLDLLIQKRLVKTIGFTPTDALHVLGEYTQWNREASVIGAGILASLSDTDEDELCFSIKKDVARNMALNLIAFLLEDVSREEIEKVLRGKFFAGFKVDLPVVLLGGPVRAYAEELAEFIDAEIIVPEHCNVGNAVGAVAGKGARKLEVLIKANYTESKYNLKTSSFVTFFPGGREEFASYHEALEFGEEIGSKLIMNYMSDAGLDTSEVSIDMHRNDIVTHEGGLPVETKLIFSGIGEAGRKMEVE, encoded by the coding sequence ATGTACAGCCTGGGGATAGATGCCGGAGGCACCTATACTGATGCTGTTATTATCAGGGACTCTGACGGGAAGATAATAGATTCAAATAAATCACTCACAACATATCCTGACCTTTTGACAGGTATCAGGAACACACTTAACGAACTGGACCCCCATTATCTGGAACATGTCCGTTACGCATCTGTTTCTACTACCCTTGCAACTAACAGTGTCCTGGAAAGGACAGGTTATCCCGTTGCGCTTATCCTTGCCAACGATTCAGACATACCGAACAGGGCAAAGATAGAACATTTCACCCTTGTGAAAGGAGGACACAACAGTGCCGGAAATGAGGTATGTCCTCTTGAACTGGAACCTGTTCGGGATTTTGTACTCAGTGTTAAAGATAAGGTCTCTGCCTTTGCTGTCTCGTCCTACTTCAGTGTACGTAACCCGGACCATGAACTGAGAATAAAGGAACTTATCAAGGAACTGAGCGGACTTCCGGTTGTCTGCGGACACGAGCTTTCACAGGACCTCGGAGCATACGAAAGAGGGATCACTGCTTACCTGAATGCCAGACTCATTCCTATATCCAGTCATTTCATGGAAGCCGTCAGTTCCGAGATGAGAAGAAGGAAGATCGATGCGAAACTGATGATGCTCAAATGTGACGGCTCTGTGGTCGGTATCAGCGAAGCCCTGAAAAGACCCATAGAATCCATATTCTCGGGGCCTGCTGCAAGTCTTGTGGGAGCAGCATATCTCTCAGAGAATGAGGATTGCGTCGTTATCGACGTTGGAGGAACAAGTACCGATGTTTCCCTGATACACCGTGGAGTACCCGAACTCAGCGAATCCGGTGCCGTGGTCGGTGGCTGGCAGACAAAGGTCAGGGCCATAAGGATGGAGACATCCGCAATGGGCGGTGACAGCCATGTATGGATCAGGAACCACATTGTCAATATAGGGCCTCGAAGGGTCATACCTCTTTGCCTTGCCGCTGTGGAATTCCCTGAGCTAATCGAAAAGCTCAGGCAGAACCAGGTGATCCTTCGTAACCAGATGGGAGAGAATCTCCAGCCCACCAAGTTCTTCCTGCGATCCGGACTCAAAGCGACCGATCTCAGTCCTGCCGAAGAGGAACTGCTCTCAAGGATAGGGGACAGACCGCTGACTGTCAGTGAGATATACTGGAATGAGAACAGGTTGCCAAATCCCGGAACCCTCGACCTGCTCATACAGAAGAGGCTTGTCAAGACGATAGGTTTCACACCCACAGATGCACTTCATGTCCTTGGGGAATACACCCAATGGAACAGGGAAGCCTCGGTTATCGGAGCCGGTATACTGGCATCACTTTCCGATACCGATGAAGATGAGCTTTGCTTCAGTATAAAGAAAGATGTTGCAAGGAACATGGCATTGAACCTCATCGCATTCCTGCTTGAGGATGTAAGCAGGGAAGAGATAGAGAAAGTACTCAGAGGAAAGTTCTTTGCCGGATTCAAGGTGGACCTCCCTGTTGTGCTTCTTGGCGGACCGGTAAGAGCCTATGCAGAGGAACTCGCGGAATTCATAGATGCGGAGATCATAGTACCCGAACACTGTAACGTCGGGAATGCCGTTGGAGCAGTGGCAGGAAAAGGAGCCAGGAAACTCGAGGTTCTCATAAAGGCCAACTACACCGAATCGAAATACAATCTTAAAACATCATCTTTTGTTACCTTCTTCCCGGGAGGCAGGGAAGAGTTCGCATCATATCATGAAGCCCTGGAGTTCGGGGAAGAGATCGGCAGCAAACTTATCATGAACTACATGAGCGATGCCGGTCTTGATACTTCTGAGGTCAGCATAGATATGCATCGGAATGATATCGTTACACATGAAGGTGGACTTCCTGTGGAAACAAAGCTCATCTTCTCCGGCATCGGTGAGGCCGGAAGAAAAATGGAGGTAGAATGA